The genomic stretch cagcagcagaagatgaTGGCGATGAGTCTCCCAGGTCGCCGGCCGAGAGCCTCGACCTCATCCTCCAACGCCTCCTCCCTTTCCTCCTCGCTGCCGCACTCTCCGCACGGTCCCTCGTCGGCCGGTGGCGCTTGCTTCACTCCAAGCTCTCACTCCTCCTCTCCGCCCTCGTCGACGCCTCGGCCTCCCCCCACTGGCCCTCCAACCCGCTCTTCCGCGACCACCTCCTCCCCGCCCTCCGCTCCACCCTCCGCGACCTCCTCTCCCTCTCGGATCGCTGCCTCGATCCTTCTCTCCCCGGAGGCAAACTCCGACTTCAGAGCGACCTCGACATCGCCGCCTCGGCCCTCTCCCTCCACCTCCACGACCTCAATCTCCTCCTCCGTTCCGGTCTCCTCCACCACGACTCCTCCCACTCCGACGCCGATTCGGCGGCTGCCATCGTCCTACCGGTCCCCGGGCCCTCCGCCTCCCGCGCCGAGCTTGCCCTCTTCGTCCGCGACGTCTTTGCCCGCCTCCAGATCGGCACGCTCGACCTCAAGCACAAGGCCCTCGACTCCCTCCTGGACCTCCTCGCCGCCGATCCTGCCAAGGTCTCCCGCCTCGTCGTCGACGAGGGCGACCTGCCCTCCCTGCTCCGCCTCCTCGACCCCTCCGCCCACTCCCTCCTCCGCGACCGCGCCGTCGCCGCCATCTCCCACCTCGCCACCGCCTCCGACGCTTCCCGCCACGCCGTCTTCGAGGAGGGCGCCCTCGgccccctcctccgcctcctcgacgCCGGACCCGCCGCCCTGAAAGAGCGCACCGCCGCCGCGATCCACGCCATGACCGCCGACCGCGCATGCGCCTGGGCCGTCTCCGCCTACGGCGGCGTGTCGATCCTCGTCGCCGCCTGCCACACCGGATCCGGCTCGCCCGCCGTCCAAGCCCTCGCCGCCGGATCCCTCAAGAACGTGGCTGTCATCGAGGACAGTAGGGCCTCCATGGCGGAGGACGGCGCCGTCCCGGTCCTCGTCGACCTTCTTGTCTCCGGTAATCTCGAAGCCCAAAAGAATGCCGCCCTCTGCCTCGCCTCCCTCGCCGTGATGGGCGGCTCCGAGATCCGCGCCGCCATCCTCCAAGAGGGTGGCCTACGCCGTCTCCTCCAGTTTCTCCGCGACGCATCGGACCCGGAGGCCATAGATCACGCCCTGAGAGCGATCAGCGCCCTCTCCGCCTCTCCCGCCGCCGCCAAGCTCCTCTCGTCGTCCCCATCTTTCTTCGCCCAACTGACGGATCTGATCAAGCGCGGGAGCCTCGCGAGCCAGCAGACAGCGGCGTCGCTGGTCTCCGATCTCGCCCCAGGCGAAGTCATCAAGCGATCCGTAGCGGAGTCGATACCGGCGCTGGTCAAGATGATGGAGTGCTCGAAGCTGGGGAGCGCGCAGCAGGCGGCGGCGGGGGCTCTGACGTCGTTGCTGGCGGTGGCGTCGAATCGGAGGGAGCTGTCGAGGGACGAAAAGAGCGTGACGAGGTTGGTGCAGATGCTGGACCCGAGGAACGATGCAGTCGGGAAGCAGCTCCCGGTGGCGGTTGTGCTCGCAATGACGGCCGGCCGTGGCGGCGCTCGGAAGCGGATCGGGGAGGCCGGGGCGTGCCATCATTTGCAGAAGCTGGTGGAGGCCGACGTCCCCGGGGCCAAGAAGGCGTTGCAGCGGATCTCCGGCGGTCGGCTCAAGCAGTTGTTCTCCATCGGGTGGCCTCATTGACGATTAGGCCCCCCAAATCTAGCCATCAAAGGTAATTAATTACTTGCAGGATTTTTATTATGTGGATTTGGATTGGATTGAATTCAATTCATATTGTTATTTTGGTTTCAGGTTATTAATGGCGGGAATGGAAAGGTGAAGAATAAGAGAGaagcaaaggaaaaaaaaggtatgtgtgtgtatgtgttttaTTATTGCAAATAGAGTATAATGAGCCATTGGATAGAGGTTAGGTACAGTGACGACAAGAAGCATGCATGCCATGGATGCGGAGTTTTAGGGTGTATCCTTGTGCTATTTGTTCTGCTAGATTTTGTTGCGTTTATTATTAgattctctctctcactctctctcactctctctctctctctctctctataaatatataatatgtaaATTTGTTTGCTGACTTACATAAAACAATGTGGATTATGGGTTTGTTTGCTCCGTGTAACTCTTAACACTCATGCTTGGTTGGGGGAATTGATGCATCTTTTCGGATGGGGTTTAATGCTAGATGTAATGTCGTTACCACATCATCATCATAATGATATGAGAATGGTCGATGAACGTGTGGATTCCAATTTGATAGATGATGAGTTGTTCCTCGAAAGCCATACAGTGAAGGAAAGTTAGGAGAAGGAAAGCTATACAGTTTAAACAAACCCGGGAAGCAAGTAAGGCAGCACTGTTTGTAGCCATCGCTGTTAACTTCACCTTTTTCGCTTTCTTTCTTAAAAGTATCTCTTTACCTGTAATTGTTTGTTCTCTTTGAATCTATCTGTTGCTCAATGAGTAGTATTTTTTTtactgaaaaaaatatatatgtgtcataataattttttatatgaagatatatatatatatatatatatatatatatatatatatatatatatatatatatatatatgattgctcTATATATATGGAGAAttaaatattttcatatttaatttgTTTTTATTCTCCAATTAATCTAATTTCGAATATCTAAAAATACTCCCACCAATAGCAGAGACCGACGGTGGGGGATtgatcactctctctctctctctctctctctctctctgtggctcGAGTCTTTTTGGACACCACCTGGGAGCTCAGAGAAAGCAAACTTTTCTTTCCCACCACCGTCTGCTGCCAGTAAAGCAACTGCACCCCGCGAGCTGTAAAGCCGCACCCCCCAACGCTTAACCTCGCCTCGCCGCTCCCCCTTTCGCTGTTGCCATCTCCTCCCCTCTCCCGCCATCACTGTTGTCATCTCCTCCCCACTCCCGCCATGCCTTCGAAGCAACACGGTCAGTCGTCATCATTTTGCCTGCGCCGGCCACAAACCGCCGCTGCTTTGCTTTATTGGCTGTGTGAACTGCCGCATGGAGCgcacaaaaagagaagaaaacatgACTACACGCTGAGGTCTAATTTGCCCCTGCAACAGCCGCCCTCCTCTTCAATGCACCGACTTACCAACCATTGCTTCTCGTGGCATAAATGGGTTAGGATTAATAATCTATTAAATATTACAAATAGATTGTTAATCATCTGTTCCTCGATTGTGATCgacatcttttttcttcttcttcttcttacaaaTCTTGACTATGAGAGAAGCAACATAAACTTTGTACAATCTGCATTGGCATTGTTCGTTCGAGCACTCGAGAAGAGAGAGAACAAAACGATTAAGGATTAAATGCTGGTGGTGTTGGAAGTACAAAAGCATCTCAACAAAACCATGCCGTGCGTCTCATAGCAGAAGCCCAAACCTGTGTATCCATCTCACACACCAATTCAAACAACGACATGAGAGAAGCAACATAAACTTTTGTGACTGCCGACGAACGATGCAGATTGTAGTAAACTGGTACACATTCACATGTATAAACCTTCAGTTTACGATACTTTTGGAGCCTCGAGTGGCACACTCAGAAGATAATTTGGAGGATAGAAATTGAGCAGCGACTAAAGAGAGTAGTTCTACTTGAAAACCTAAGATATGCTTTACACCGTTAGAAGAATGCAATCAAGAATCTATACGCAGATAGAGAAGAATGATCTGAATCATGGAGACTGGTGGCTTCAAGAGATCCCAATTAATTGTCTTGCCCAAAAGCCACAGGAACAAAGTAATTTCCAGCATAAATAAATATGGTGTGAAGCCAAGCCCCGTCCACCGTGAAGCCTAATATGGTGATCCCTGCCCTGTTGTTCTCCAGAGGACTAAGAGAAGAATCTCATCCCAAAGATTGAAATTTGAAGGAGTCGGGTTAGTTCCACAACTTAATAAGATTATATTTTGGGTTGAATTAGTGTCAGTCTCATCTATGTTAACTTGACTAAGACTAATCATCGATTTCTGCATGTTGTCATagctaagaataaaaaaaaatgaaaacgaaAAGACCAGATCTCATCTACGTTaactttcactaattcatcaatttCAACACAATTGAAGCAGAGTTAAACCAGAGTTTGCTAGGTAAGCCCAAACAGTCAGGTAACGAAGAAGTGCTTAATACCAAATGATTTCAGAGATTTACCAAATGCTTGTCTCTTTTGGAAGAAAATGGTGTGACCATGAGGATGTACGATCTTCATGCATTCCAGTTCCTCATCCGAGTCGCACTAGCCGTTAAGCACAGGGAATTCAGAATCGGATTTGGAGATATCTATAGCAAAAGACTCGATCGTTGCACAAACGTGCCATTTTGAAGCATGGCTTGTGAGTGCTTGGGCTTTATCTGTGATTTCGCCATGCTGCATGAGCATATGACCAATCCGATCACAAGCAGAATTGAGTAGAGCTGCAAGTACACAACCAAAAATACACTATTCAATGACTCTGATTAACCATGGGCATTGCTTCAGGTTATATCATGCTGCTGTTTCTTCCGAGCATGTATGACAAGTTCTGCATGCGATCAACAAAGCTCAAATCAAAATCACAGCCTGAATAAGATAACCACTTAGTGAACTTGCTTTTCAGCAAAGGAAGAAGGCCATTGTGCATAGCATTTATGGGTTGTGCCAAACAATCGTAGTATAATTTTTTCTCTAATGTGTCCATatatctctttcttatttttcagcaCTGATGCTTTAACTAAAACACAGATCCACTAAAAGAATAAAGAAAGGCCAACTTGTTTTTTCAGAGAAAAACTATAGAGAACACTGCATATATCTTCGTACTACACCTTTAAAATTAGGTTCAACACTTTCCATCTTAATCTGCAAAAAGGAAAGCTTAGAGAATGCTAAAGCCTCATTTCATGCCGAGTGGATAGCTTAACAAAGGCATCCTTTGATCGTAGTAAGTTCTAGCAGTTCATTCCCTAATTGGAAGTAAAGTTAAGCACACTAACGAAGCTATTTTTTTCACAAATTCATACCCATTGTTTCTGGAGATGCCAATTATCATGCCCATGATAGTTTCAGTTATGATGGAGTCATGGATTCGTGACAACAAATTGAAAGGAGGTCATAATCATTTCGGTTCTGATTGATGATCAAGTTTGATTTGCCACCATGATAGTTTCAGTTGGTTGAATGTCGAAAATGGAACGACTAGTGAAAAACAAAAAGATACTTTGGGAAAAAACTATTCGTGAAAAGTCCAGCTGCCTCATAACAACATCTTATTTTCTTGATAAAAGCCTCCTCATAGTCAAATCAAAACAATAGATGGTCAATTTGAATATGAAATCTTCTACTCAAATTCGCAACTTGTGGGTCTTGTACTCCTAGCAAGTTTAGGAACTAAATTACATGCCACTAGAGGAGGGAGACAGTGATTGTCAAGTAGGTGACCTGGTGGCAATGCATTAGCAACCATCCACTTTGGGAACAAGATGAATTTAAGAGCCAATTTAGAGTGTTAACATAACAACCCAATGTAATCCCATACGTAAGAGGAGAATTAAGTCGATTTACAGACTATGAGTGTTTATTATCATTAACTCGGACTTCAAATATTTTGGTTAATGATTTATGCCCATCAAGTAGCCATTACACTTAATTTACGTATTTTAGGTAGGTCAGATCATAACAAACAAAATTTTACAAAGGATCAACGGTGAAAATAAGATTGGATGTCAGCTAGAGTAGTCGGTAAAGACTTTATCTGTTGATAATAAATTTTGAATCCCGTCTTCACTACTCATtcttagtgaaaaaaaaaaatccaaaacctTATAATGTATCGATAAAGTCCTTATATAAGAGAATTGGTGATATGATATTTGTTCAAAGAGAATAGTGAAGGACaaatttaaaacaaaatttcaattAATTCCTACTAATCATATGCCTACACTGAGATTGTTTTTCCCTTTATTTACATTTTCAAATAGGTTTTTTgtccttttatttttcttaatctaTTTAAGGTAGTCCCTGTAGTTTTCTCTTTTTTAGGTCTTTCATGCTTGAGATGAACTTTCTTTTACCAATTAAAagaaacataaaagaaaagaaatagatgGTTATATAGATTGACAAAAATAAATAGCCCCTTTTGAGGGGAGAGAAAAGCAAGAAAAGCTCACCGCGAGCTCTCCGGCGTTGAAGAGGCTGTCATAGGAGCGGTGGCGTGTGGTGACGAGAACCGCCGCAAATTGGCTCGCCGTCACCATCACCATCCATGAACACCCGGCAGAGGTGGCTGATGGACTCTGAACTGCCTCCTCAGGCGGAGGTGCTCCCTGAGCACCGCCATCACCTCCGACTCCTTCCGGAAAACCGCCGCGAACTCCTGAAGCCGCAGGATCTGGAGGTGGCATATCGAGGGGAACGTCACGCAGACCACAATGAAGCGGCGCGGTAGATCCACGACGCCAGCTCCAGCGCGCGGGCGACGCACCCGGTGGCCACGGGGTTCCCCAGAAAAGAGCGTACCAACAGAGGTTGTAGGCGACCTCGGCGGCATGCAAGACAAAAAGAGGAGATGAATGAATTGGAGATACGAAAGAGGAAATCAACGGATTAAGAGACGAGAGAGGGAAAGCATTAACAAACAACACAGAGGGCAGCAGAAGAGACAAAAAAGAGTGTGGCGTTGAGCCGGCCAGATGGATGGCAGTCACGTGACCGGGAGTGAGGTGGCAGAGACGTGTGAGATGGCGTGGAGCACAATTTTTAATTAAAACTAAGTTTATTAAAATTAAATGGACGATTacctttaaaaaattaaatgatgGAGTGAGaatcattttctttaaaaaaaattaaaatatctttGAAGGTAACGATCGATTCAAACAGGAGAAAGATCGATCGGGCCTAAACCCTAAAATTACCATTGAAGGTAAGGATCGGATTAAGTTTAGTTTCGATTCAATTTGAACACTGAGGAAGTGTTGACAAGTTCTTTGTACATCTCTCCTTCCTAACACTTTTAATGATATCAGAGATATAATGTGTGAAAATCCTAAGTTGGTATCTGATAGGGATCCTTTACACCGTGGCAAAGTGAGTTGGCACGGCTTGGTTCAGTCCCGGGTGCACATGATCATTCTCATCGATGCTCAGGCGATGAAGAGCGTAGTCCGAAGGGGTTGGGCTCGGACTTTGGCTTCAAAGTTGGTGACTCTCATGGGCTGACCTCATGCTTCTGGGCCTTCGGTTATTGCACACTGATCGAGGTCGGGGTCGGGAAGGGCCTCCCGACTTCAACCTCTTCGAAGATTTTATTAGAAATGAAAAGTCCCCCTCGGCCCTGCGAGGGGTTTTTTATATCCCCCTCGAGGACCGCTCGTACCTATTATATTTATGGTTGTTGATCTGACTTTTGCGGGATGGCACTATGCTCGGGCGATGCCGTCCCGACTTTTGCGGGGCGGCATTGTGCTCCGACGGTGTCGTCCCGACTTTTACGGGGAGGCACTGTGCTCGAGCGGTGCCGTCCTGACTTTTGCGGGGCAGCATTGTGCTTGGGCTGACGTGTCTGCAGTGGTCGAAGGACAGGTTACCAAACTATGCCCTGTTAGTatccatatattttaataaaatttaagagTAAAAAAGATTAAACAGGtatttcatataaatttttaatcaaatatataataacaaaatttataattaaatagaCATTTTGTATAAATTTGATAGCAAAGgtgaaagtaatttatttttaattagtttcaCATCTTTAGCGATCCAATAACTATAAATCGATccaatataatttattatatttatagaaGCGGCAAAGTCTCTAAAGAAATACatgcatgcatatatacatacatacatgttacGATGGTTTACTTAGTTGGACATACATTTCCAACCCATACTACGACATGAACCGGAGGGAATCGGACTAGATCGGGAAGCTGCGGAGGACGACGGTCTCCACGGAGATGCCCGGGCCGAAGCCGAAGAGCACCCCCCACTGGCAGCCCTGTCCGGTGGTGGCGTGGCCCTCCACCGCCGATCGCTTCCGCATCTCGTCCATGATGAACAGCACCGACGCGCTCTGCATGTTCCCGTGCTCACTAAGCACGTGCCTCGTCGGCGCCAGCTTCCCCGCCGCCAGCCCCGCATTGGCCTCCACCTGGTCGATGATGGCCCGTCCGCCCGTGTGCACGATCCAGAACAGCTCGTTCCAGTCCGTGATGCCCATCGGCGCGAACGCCGCCTGCAGGCACCGCACGATGTTGCTGCCGACGATGGAGGGGACCTTCTTCGCGAGGTGGAAGGTCAGGCCGATCTCCCTCAGGTGCCCCGCCACCATCTCCTCGCTCTCCGGCACCATCACTTGCGACGCCGAGCTGATCTCGTAGATGGGCTTCTCAACCCCCTCGACCGGGTCAGCGCCGACGATGAGCGCCGCCGAGCCGTCGCCGAAAAGGGCCTGGCCGATGAGGTTCTCGAAGTGGTCGTCGTCGGGGCCACGGAAGAACATGACGTTCACCTCGGAGGAGACCACCAACGCGCGGGCGCCCTTGTTGTTCTCGACGAGGTCCTTGGCCAACCGGAGCGCCGAGGCGCCGGCGTGGCAGCCCACGTTGTAGAGCATCACGCGGCGGACGGAGGTGGGGAGGCCGAGCTTCTGGACCAGGCGGTAGTCGACGCCCGGGAGGTCCAACCCGGCGGCGGAGCAGAAGACCAGATGTGTGATGTCCGACGTGGGGCGACCCCACTCCTTGATGGCCTTCTCGGCCGACTCCGCCGCCATCTTTGGCACTGCCTCCAGCACCACCTTCTGCCGCGCGTCGAACGACGGCTGCTCCATGTACCCGCACAGATTGGGGTTCCCCTTGAGGATCTCCTCCGTCAGGGACATGTGCCGCTTCCTGATGGCCGAATTCTCACCTGCAACCCCATTCAACAAATGATCAGTCTCCTTCTTCCGACATGTTAGTAGagacaaggaagaagaagcttCGTACATATCCGCTTAAACTTCTCTTTGAGCTCCGTCTTGTCCTCTGCGTTGGTGATTCGGAAGAAGAAGTCAGGATATTCCATCTGATCCACGAAATGTGCAGGATTGGCGGTGCCGATGGCCAGGACCGTAGCCGGGCCGTCGGCGCCCTGCGCCCTCGGGAAGGCGTTGATGTGTGCCATCTTTGGGGATGGATTGGATACGCTGAATGGTCACTGCGTATCGCCTGAAGAAGGATGTCGATGAAGGGGCGAAGGATGGCGAATCCTCccccaacaatatatatatacatacatacacacatatatctaCAGAACACTGCATATAGTCAGCTAACTGGAATTCCAAGGAAGGAACAAAAGCCAGCTTATGTGAAAAGCGTGGAGATTTGACCAGGTAAGATGTAAGGTAGGTCATGCTGTCTTTCCATGGCCGAAGCAGCCATATCGATCACCTACCCACCCACTGCTGCATGTCGAAGGATAAGATAGTGTCGAAAGGTCGTCATGGCTGATTGGCACGCCGTTGAAAAGTCGTAAGTTCACAGTAATGAAACCGGAAACTCCAAACTGTCAGCAAATTTCAATCACTGTAGCTTCCAATCGATGCAGTAATATTCTGCCAGCAGAACATTAAGATTGTAATGTTTTTGAGACCTCCTCCATAAAGGTATTATAAATCTATTATAATTGGATCGATCCAATATAAATACCATAAGATATTCTGCTGGAATTGGGACGTGATTATGGAAGTATTCTGCTTCACATATCTCAAGATTATTTTTTTGGACGATCGAttgtctcaaaaaaaaaaaaagagagaaagaaatctCTAAAGATTAGTGTTTTTTTTGGTAGAGCGTTCTTCTATTTATTTATCCTCATATAGAATCTTATTTTGTGTCACAGTATGATTTCATAAGTGCTGCTGTGAAAGTAATTATTTAGCAaatcttatgattattattagcaCTAGGATTTGTTTTCCTCTACCCATCCCATCATGTCGACGGAAGAAGTCATTCCTCGACGTTTGCATCCGACAATAGCAACACTCGGCTGCAAATTTGTATTCTATTAAACTCGTGAGAGTTTGACTATTTTGATCTGACGTGAAAGgaaattattttagtaatattataatTTAGAATTCGAATGCAAGCATTGACCGCATGACTTGTTGGGTGAGGATATGCATATCTCTCTATTCGTCGTTCCTGTGTTTTTTAGGCTTGACGTTCCGAAGTTGGCGACCGGGGAGTTTGGTGAAGCTCGCAGCTCCACCAACCCACCCTTGTGCTGCACAAAATTCCAATACGTCGTGTGTGCCGGTCATCATCAGGCAGCCGTCGAGTGAATCGATCTGACTCAATAAGGACAAGCCAAAGCAGCGGATGACCAACGGCACTTGGAGTGTGTCGAATGCATGAGGTCGGTCGATCAGAGGCGTGCAAGAATGGGGATGTATGTGTCGATGAACCGGTCGATGGTAGGTGAGTTCGATGCGTTCTCTTATGATGCGACGTTTCTGTCTCTTCCACGATCGAAGAGCAGGATCTGGTGCATGGTGGTCGAGGGAGCCGCTATAAAAGCCGCCCGAGGACGTGCTCTCTGGGCTTCGCACCGGGGGACCTGCGGGATCAAGGACGCCATCGAGGCCGAGCTGGGGTCGAGGCATGTGTTCAGTGATGGGCGCCACCTTTCTGTTTGTCATGGACGACGTCGGGAAGCGGTCGACGGTCAAGGAGCGGATGACCACCGGCGACGGGCTCAGTAAAGATACTGATAACAGTCAATCTCCCGCGATAACAACCTATTACATGATGAGATATCGTAAATCAATTCTCTAATCTATTATTTAGTTATGGTTTTCTAGGCTATGTGGATGGCTATTTTCGTTCACCGACGATGCTCAACATCCAGGCTCACCCaatccagtaccaaatccggaccacaaaTTATGGTTACGTCAGGATCgtctcatttcttcatgtgacactactgTCGAAGCTTGGTACA from Musa acuminata AAA Group cultivar baxijiao chromosome BXJ1-3, Cavendish_Baxijiao_AAA, whole genome shotgun sequence encodes the following:
- the LOC135614869 gene encoding phenylpropanoylacetyl-CoA synthase-like — its product is MAHINAFPRAQGADGPATVLAIGTANPAHFVDQMEYPDFFFRITNAEDKTELKEKFKRICENSAIRKRHMSLTEEILKGNPNLCGYMEQPSFDARQKVVLEAVPKMAAESAEKAIKEWGRPTSDITHLVFCSAAGLDLPGVDYRLVQKLGLPTSVRRVMLYNVGCHAGASALRLAKDLVENNKGARALVVSSEVNVMFFRGPDDDHFENLIGQALFGDGSAALIVGADPVEGVEKPIYEISSASQVMVPESEEMVAGHLREIGLTFHLAKKVPSIVGSNIVRCLQAAFAPMGITDWNELFWIVHTGGRAIIDQVEANAGLAAGKLAPTRHVLSEHGNMQSASVLFIMDEMRKRSAVEGHATTGQGCQWGVLFGFGPGISVETVVLRSFPI
- the LOC135614863 gene encoding uncharacterized protein LOC135614863 codes for the protein MTDHASLMSSAAAAAAAEDDGDESPRSPAESLDLILQRLLPFLLAAALSARSLVGRWRLLHSKLSLLLSALVDASASPHWPSNPLFRDHLLPALRSTLRDLLSLSDRCLDPSLPGGKLRLQSDLDIAASALSLHLHDLNLLLRSGLLHHDSSHSDADSAAAIVLPVPGPSASRAELALFVRDVFARLQIGTLDLKHKALDSLLDLLAADPAKVSRLVVDEGDLPSLLRLLDPSAHSLLRDRAVAAISHLATASDASRHAVFEEGALGPLLRLLDAGPAALKERTAAAIHAMTADRACAWAVSAYGGVSILVAACHTGSGSPAVQALAAGSLKNVAVIEDSRASMAEDGAVPVLVDLLVSGNLEAQKNAALCLASLAVMGGSEIRAAILQEGGLRRLLQFLRDASDPEAIDHALRAISALSASPAAAKLLSSSPSFFAQLTDLIKRGSLASQQTAASLVSDLAPGEVIKRSVAESIPALVKMMECSKLGSAQQAAAGALTSLLAVASNRRELSRDEKSVTRLVQMLDPRNDAVGKQLPVAVVLAMTAGRGGARKRIGEAGACHHLQKLVEADVPGAKKALQRISGGRLKQLFSIGWPH